From a single Streptomyces sp. NBC_00377 genomic region:
- a CDS encoding YtxH domain-containing protein, which translates to MRYRLTFVVGLAVGYVLGTRAGRERYEQLKKSARQVAQNPAVRNTAETAAQQGRQYAGKAYHAVSDKVGDRVPESVAGRVRSLRDRNTNGAAGDDWGTSNT; encoded by the coding sequence ATGCGCTACAGGCTCACGTTCGTCGTCGGGCTCGCTGTGGGTTACGTACTGGGCACGCGTGCCGGACGCGAGCGGTACGAGCAGTTGAAGAAGTCCGCGCGGCAGGTCGCACAGAACCCCGCCGTGCGCAACACCGCGGAGACGGCCGCCCAGCAGGGCCGGCAGTACGCGGGCAAGGCGTACCACGCGGTCAGCGACAAGGTCGGTGACCGCGTTCCCGAATCGGTCGCGGGCCGGGTGCGGTCCCTGCGCGACCGCAACACGAATGGCGCCGCCGGGGACGACTGGGGCACCAGCAACACCTAG
- a CDS encoding suppressor of fused domain protein — MTGRDTAERLALYLAHLHAVTGEDPIIEEVEPRDPSDGRVLSLGYRDVPGPGLLTGVTYGLSLSSPGGGVARRHEMVITLRSRDLSWVSVPARAVAALRGISPLDPGRAIGYAQRFVEESAMSSLLLGGPASNLGLVPFSMVPAELGGKGEDALDFVGVYPIYSSEREFAKKNGFKAFWELEWDRFDPLREPIV, encoded by the coding sequence GTGACTGGTCGTGACACCGCTGAGCGGCTTGCCCTGTATCTGGCGCACCTGCACGCCGTGACGGGTGAAGACCCGATCATCGAGGAGGTCGAGCCACGCGACCCGAGCGATGGCCGAGTTCTGTCCCTCGGGTACAGGGACGTGCCGGGACCCGGCCTTCTGACTGGGGTCACGTACGGGCTATCGCTTTCAAGCCCCGGAGGGGGGGTGGCCCGTCGTCATGAAATGGTCATCACACTTCGAAGCCGAGATTTGTCTTGGGTCAGTGTTCCGGCCAGGGCTGTTGCTGCGCTACGCGGGATTTCGCCTCTTGATCCTGGTCGTGCAATTGGCTATGCGCAGCGATTTGTCGAAGAGTCGGCGATGTCGAGCCTTCTCTTGGGGGGCCCGGCGAGTAATCTGGGGCTCGTCCCGTTCAGTATGGTCCCGGCCGAATTGGGGGGTAAGGGTGAGGATGCGTTGGACTTTGTGGGCGTCTATCCAATCTACTCATCCGAGCGAGAGTTCGCGAAAAAGAATGGGTTCAAAGCGTTCTGGGAACTCGAATGGGATCGATTTGATCCATTGCGTGAGCCGATTGTTTGA
- a CDS encoding NADP-dependent oxidoreductase, with the protein MRAVVVEQWGGPEVLVEREVARPEPGLNEVLVRVHAAGVNPVDFKTRASGALIEWGEVPAVGWDVSGTVEAVGPGVGMFHPGDEVYGMPLFPRQAGAYAEYVVAPARHLAPKPANLTHVQAAALPLAALTAWQALVDTAGVRAGERVLVHAAAGGVGHLAVQIAKARGAYVIGTASAGKHDLLRQLGADEVIDYRTVRFEDAVGDVDVVLDGLGGQNAERSLTVLRPGGRLITLPGPDDFPADVPGHVRAVWMLVEPDHLGLREIAALAERGALTPVVETVVPLAEAAKAHEIGEQGRTTGKIVLSVA; encoded by the coding sequence ATGCGTGCGGTGGTCGTGGAGCAGTGGGGCGGACCGGAAGTGCTCGTGGAGCGTGAGGTCGCCCGGCCCGAGCCGGGACTGAACGAGGTCCTGGTGCGGGTCCACGCGGCCGGTGTGAACCCGGTGGACTTCAAGACCCGGGCCAGCGGGGCCCTGATCGAGTGGGGAGAGGTCCCGGCGGTCGGCTGGGACGTCTCCGGTACCGTGGAGGCCGTCGGACCGGGCGTGGGGATGTTCCACCCCGGGGACGAGGTGTACGGCATGCCGCTGTTCCCGCGGCAGGCCGGCGCCTACGCCGAGTACGTCGTTGCCCCGGCCCGCCACCTCGCGCCCAAGCCGGCGAACCTCACCCACGTGCAGGCGGCGGCGCTGCCGCTGGCCGCGCTGACCGCCTGGCAGGCCCTGGTGGACACCGCCGGGGTGCGCGCCGGTGAGCGGGTGCTGGTGCACGCGGCGGCCGGCGGGGTCGGCCACCTGGCCGTGCAGATCGCCAAGGCCCGCGGCGCGTACGTCATCGGCACGGCCAGCGCCGGCAAGCACGACCTGCTGCGGCAACTGGGCGCGGACGAGGTGATCGACTACCGCACGGTCCGCTTCGAGGACGCCGTCGGGGACGTGGACGTGGTGCTGGACGGGCTCGGCGGCCAGAACGCCGAGCGGTCCCTGACGGTGCTGCGCCCGGGCGGCCGGCTGATCACCCTGCCCGGCCCCGACGACTTCCCCGCCGACGTCCCCGGCCACGTCCGGGCGGTGTGGATGCTGGTCGAGCCCGACCACCTGGGTCTGCGCGAGATCGCCGCCCTGGCCGAGCGGGGCGCGCTCACGCCCGTGGTCGAGACCGTCGTCCCGCTTGCCGAGGCCGCGAAGGCGCACGAGATCGGCGAGCAGGGCCGCACCACCGGGAAGATCGTCCTGAGCGTCGCCTGA
- a CDS encoding helix-turn-helix domain-containing protein codes for MFAEHGVDEVTTQQIADQADIGTGTLFLYAKTKGELLLLVQNAKYVEALEQGRADAETVPGVLDAVLAIVRPIVECNRP; via the coding sequence CTGTTCGCCGAACACGGCGTCGATGAGGTCACGACCCAGCAGATCGCCGACCAGGCCGACATCGGCACCGGGACCCTGTTCCTTTATGCCAAGACCAAGGGCGAACTCCTCCTCCTTGTCCAGAACGCCAAGTACGTCGAAGCACTTGAGCAGGGCCGGGCGGACGCCGAGACCGTCCCGGGCGTGCTGGACGCGGTGCTGGCGATCGTCCGGCCGATCGTCGAGTGCAACCGTCCGTGA
- a CDS encoding ABC transporter ATP-binding protein, with the protein MLIRLLRTYLRPYKKPIALLVALQFLQTCATLYLPTLNAHIIDNGVVEGDTGYILSYGAVMIGISLAQVVCNIGAVYYGARTASAIGRDVRAAVFDRVQSFSAREVGHFGAPSLITRTTNDVQQIQMLALMTFTLMVSAPIMCVGGVVLALGLDVPLSAVLIAVVPTLGVCVTLIVRRLRPLFRSMQVKLDTVNRVLREQITGNRVIRAFVRDEFEQQRFREANADLTGISLKTGNLLALMFPVVMTTVNLSSIAVVWFGAHRIDSGGMQIGDLTAFLAYLMQIVMSVMMATFMFMMVPRAEVCAERIQEVLDTSSSVVPPVAPITELRRHGHLEIRQAGFRYPGAEEPVLKSIDLVARPGETTAVIGSTGSGKSTLLGLVPRLFDVTEGEVLVDGVAVAEVDPVLLAKTVGLVPQKPYLFAGTVATNLRYGNPDATDEELWHALEVAQAKDFVSKLENGLDSPIAQGGTNVSGGQRQRLAIARTLVQRPEIYLFDDSFSALDYATDAALRAALGRETAEATVVIVAQRVATIRDADRIIVLDEGLIVGTGTHGELMAENETYREIVLSQLTEAEAA; encoded by the coding sequence GTGCTCATACGACTACTACGGACCTATCTCAGGCCCTACAAGAAACCCATCGCCCTGCTGGTGGCGCTCCAGTTCCTCCAGACGTGCGCCACCCTCTACCTGCCCACGCTGAACGCGCACATCATCGACAACGGCGTCGTCGAGGGGGACACCGGCTACATCCTGTCCTACGGCGCCGTGATGATCGGCATCTCGCTGGCGCAGGTCGTGTGCAACATCGGCGCCGTGTACTACGGGGCCAGAACCGCCTCGGCGATCGGCCGGGACGTACGGGCGGCCGTCTTCGACCGGGTGCAGTCCTTCTCCGCCCGCGAGGTCGGTCACTTCGGCGCGCCCTCGCTGATCACCCGGACCACCAACGACGTCCAGCAGATCCAGATGCTGGCCCTGATGACCTTCACGCTCATGGTGTCGGCGCCCATCATGTGCGTGGGCGGGGTCGTGCTGGCGCTCGGCCTGGACGTGCCGCTGTCCGCCGTGCTCATCGCCGTGGTGCCGACCCTGGGCGTCTGCGTGACGCTCATCGTGCGCCGGCTGCGGCCGCTGTTCCGGTCGATGCAGGTGAAGCTGGACACCGTGAACCGGGTGCTGCGGGAGCAGATCACCGGCAACCGGGTGATCCGCGCCTTCGTCCGGGACGAGTTCGAGCAGCAGCGGTTCCGCGAGGCCAACGCCGATCTGACCGGCATCTCGCTGAAGACCGGCAACCTGCTCGCGCTGATGTTCCCGGTGGTCATGACCACGGTGAACCTGTCGTCGATCGCCGTGGTGTGGTTCGGCGCCCACCGGATCGACAGCGGTGGGATGCAGATCGGTGATCTGACCGCGTTCCTCGCCTATCTCATGCAGATCGTCATGTCCGTGATGATGGCCACGTTCATGTTCATGATGGTGCCGCGCGCGGAGGTGTGCGCCGAGCGCATCCAGGAGGTGCTGGACACCTCGTCGTCCGTGGTCCCGCCGGTGGCTCCAATCACCGAACTGCGGCGGCACGGGCATCTGGAGATCCGGCAGGCCGGATTCCGTTATCCCGGTGCCGAGGAGCCCGTCCTCAAGTCCATCGACCTCGTGGCGCGGCCGGGCGAGACGACGGCCGTGATCGGCTCGACCGGCAGTGGCAAGTCCACGCTGCTGGGGCTGGTTCCCCGGCTGTTCGACGTCACCGAGGGCGAGGTGCTCGTCGACGGGGTGGCCGTCGCCGAGGTCGACCCGGTGCTGCTGGCGAAGACCGTCGGTCTCGTGCCGCAGAAGCCGTACCTGTTCGCGGGCACGGTCGCCACCAACCTGCGCTACGGCAATCCGGACGCCACGGACGAGGAGCTGTGGCACGCGCTGGAGGTGGCACAGGCCAAGGACTTCGTGAGCAAGCTGGAGAACGGGCTCGACTCCCCCATCGCGCAGGGCGGGACGAACGTCTCCGGTGGTCAGCGGCAGCGGCTGGCGATCGCGCGCACGCTCGTGCAGCGGCCGGAGATCTATCTCTTCGACGACTCCTTCTCGGCCCTCGACTACGCCACCGACGCGGCGCTGCGGGCGGCGCTCGGGCGGGAGACCGCCGAGGCGACCGTGGTGATCGTCGCCCAGCGGGTGGCCACCATCCGCGACGCCGACCGGATCATCGTCCTCGACGAGGGTCTGATCGTCGGTACGGGTACCCATGGCGAGTTGATGGCGGAGAACGAGACCTACCGGGAGATCGTGCTCTCCCAGCTCACGGAAGCGGAGGCTGCCTGA
- a CDS encoding chloride channel protein has protein sequence MPAGPATAQQDPLEIVRTRSYISLLVIAAVLGVAISCVAYGFLALVSELQSLLYEDLPKSLGFSGTPDWWAVPLLAVAGVLVALAIRHLPGKGGHEPAEGLKTGDTPSVASVPGVALASIATLSLGAVLGPEAPLIALGGGLAAGAIRMLKRDAPPTTLAVVAAAGSFAAISELLGSPLIAAFLLMEASGLAGPMLGVVLVPGLLAAGVGSLIFTGLDSWTGLGTYSLSLHQVPPADRPTLAAFGWAILAGLAAAILGEAIRRSAQHLETHVKRRRLPLTVAMGVLVGLLALLYTSVTGKPISGVLFSGETTIGPLLADHATYSLGTLLLLVVFKSLAYSASLSAFRGGPVFPSLFVGGAGGLAMSHLPGLDTTTGFALGVGALSVAMLKLPMTCTLLATLLLGSVGLTVMPLVIVAVVVSYVLTLRLAAPQTPHLDDQKTDGPTVP, from the coding sequence ATGCCGGCCGGACCCGCCACCGCACAGCAGGACCCACTCGAAATCGTCCGTACCCGTAGCTACATCTCCCTGCTGGTGATCGCGGCCGTACTGGGCGTCGCCATCTCCTGCGTGGCCTACGGGTTCCTCGCCCTCGTCTCCGAACTCCAGTCCCTGCTGTACGAGGACCTGCCCAAGAGCCTCGGCTTCAGCGGAACACCGGACTGGTGGGCTGTGCCCCTACTCGCCGTGGCCGGCGTGCTGGTCGCCCTCGCGATTCGCCATCTGCCCGGAAAGGGCGGACACGAGCCGGCCGAAGGGCTCAAGACCGGCGACACCCCGTCGGTGGCTTCGGTGCCCGGCGTCGCCCTCGCATCGATCGCCACGCTCAGCCTCGGTGCCGTCCTCGGCCCGGAGGCCCCGCTCATCGCCCTCGGCGGCGGACTGGCGGCAGGCGCGATCCGGATGCTGAAACGCGACGCCCCTCCCACCACCCTCGCCGTCGTCGCGGCAGCGGGCAGCTTCGCTGCGATCAGCGAACTCCTCGGCTCCCCACTGATCGCAGCGTTCCTGCTCATGGAAGCCTCCGGCCTGGCCGGTCCGATGCTCGGCGTCGTGCTGGTGCCCGGCCTGCTCGCCGCAGGCGTCGGCTCCCTGATCTTCACCGGCCTGGACTCCTGGACCGGACTTGGCACCTACTCCCTGTCGCTGCACCAGGTGCCGCCCGCCGACCGGCCGACACTCGCCGCGTTCGGCTGGGCGATCCTCGCCGGCCTCGCCGCCGCGATCCTCGGCGAGGCCATCCGCCGCTCCGCCCAGCACCTGGAGACGCACGTCAAGCGGCGAAGGCTGCCCCTCACGGTGGCGATGGGCGTACTCGTCGGACTGCTCGCCCTGCTCTACACCAGCGTCACCGGCAAACCGATCTCCGGCGTGCTGTTCTCCGGTGAGACCACCATCGGCCCCCTCCTGGCCGACCACGCCACCTACTCCCTCGGCACCCTGCTGCTCCTCGTCGTTTTCAAGTCCCTCGCCTACAGCGCCTCCCTCAGCGCCTTCCGCGGAGGTCCGGTCTTCCCCTCCCTGTTCGTCGGCGGTGCGGGCGGACTGGCCATGTCCCACCTTCCCGGACTGGACACCACCACCGGCTTCGCCCTCGGCGTGGGCGCGCTGAGCGTAGCCATGCTCAAACTGCCCATGACCTGCACCTTGTTGGCCACCCTGCTTCTTGGTTCCGTAGGGCTGACCGTGATGCCGTTGGTAATCGTGGCGGTGGTGGTCTCGTACGTACTGACTCTCCGACTCGCCGCGCCGCAGACTCCTCACCTCGACGATCAGAAAACTGACGGGCCGACAGTGCCGTGA
- a CDS encoding GlxA family transcriptional regulator translates to MSERQWPCTDPLPDPSADAAGRHRIAVLALPGVPPFELGIPSRVFGSVLDAGSRPLYEVTVCTADGAPVLSDAGFTVQPAAGPEALAAADTVIVPPTHAMPELGRGGPLPPEVTAAIAGIRPGTRLVSICAGSYVLAAAGLLDGRPATTHWGLAPEFRRAYPRVKVDEEVLFVDDGDVLTSAGVAAGVDLCLHMIRRDHGAAAANRAARMCVVPPWRDGGQAQYIDRPVPEPTVGTTTATRAWALEHLGEPLSLNRLAEHARMSLRSFTRRFRDEVGMTPVQWLTAQRLELAKQLLETTDLSIDLVAHRCGFGSANSLRAHMRTAFGVSPASYRRTFHTDDLVEAGV, encoded by the coding sequence ATGAGTGAGAGGCAGTGGCCGTGCACCGACCCCCTCCCCGACCCGAGCGCCGACGCGGCCGGGCGGCACCGCATCGCCGTCCTCGCCCTGCCCGGCGTCCCGCCCTTCGAACTCGGCATCCCCTCCCGCGTCTTCGGCAGCGTCCTGGACGCCGGCTCACGCCCGCTGTACGAGGTCACCGTCTGCACCGCCGACGGCGCCCCGGTCCTCAGCGACGCCGGGTTCACCGTGCAGCCCGCGGCCGGTCCCGAGGCCCTGGCCGCCGCGGACACCGTGATCGTCCCGCCCACGCACGCCATGCCCGAGCTGGGCCGCGGCGGCCCGCTGCCGCCCGAGGTCACCGCGGCCATCGCCGGCATCCGGCCCGGCACCCGCCTGGTGTCCATCTGCGCCGGCTCCTACGTCCTGGCCGCTGCGGGCCTCCTCGACGGCCGGCCCGCCACCACCCACTGGGGCCTCGCTCCCGAGTTCCGCCGCGCCTACCCCCGCGTCAAGGTCGACGAGGAGGTCCTCTTCGTCGACGACGGCGACGTCCTGACCTCCGCGGGCGTCGCCGCCGGCGTCGACCTGTGCCTGCACATGATCCGCCGCGACCACGGCGCCGCCGCCGCCAACCGCGCCGCCCGCATGTGCGTCGTCCCGCCCTGGCGGGACGGCGGCCAGGCCCAGTACATCGACCGCCCGGTGCCCGAACCCACCGTCGGCACCACCACCGCCACCCGCGCCTGGGCCCTGGAACACCTCGGCGAACCCCTCTCCCTGAACCGCCTGGCCGAACACGCCCGGATGAGCCTGCGCTCCTTCACCCGCCGCTTCCGCGACGAGGTCGGCATGACCCCCGTGCAGTGGCTCACCGCGCAACGCCTGGAACTGGCCAAGCAGTTGCTGGAGACCACCGACCTGTCCATCGACCTGGTCGCCCACCGCTGTGGCTTCGGCTCCGCCAACTCCCTGCGCGCCCACATGCGCACCGCCTTCGGTGTCTCACCCGCCTCCTACCGCCGCACCTTCCATACCGACGACCTGGTGGAAGCGGGCGTCTGA
- a CDS encoding xylulokinase yields MGIVAGLDSSPDFTRIVVCDADTGAVLRQGYAPHPLEGAESVGGRPSDVDPQAWLLSLGEAAGGGLLEGVQAIGVSSQQNAVVPLDSQGNTVRPAMVGGDKRAQVAAADLIDAVGGREAWAQAVGCVPQAAQPVTKLRWLAKNEPDAAARTTVLLQAHDWLVWQLLGRPVRRTTDRGGASGTGYWSAATGGYRPDLVELALGHQAMLPEVIGPSDAAGTTPEGLLISAGTGETMAAALGLGIGHGDAVVSLGASGSVMAVHHEALVDQSGMITSLADATGMHLPVVTTLNAVRTLRGAAELIGAPDLEALSDLAMKSTPGSHGLVMLPYLEGERTPNLPHTAGTLAGLRRESMKPEHFARAAFEGMLCGLADALDVLRGRGVDVRRIFLLGAAAELSAVQAAAPALFGAQVVVPQPADYAAIGAARQAAWALGASQGTLDPRTPPAWQGAAAQVLDPGEELAVGQAVRQQYVSVREQTHPGAFRA; encoded by the coding sequence ATGGGGATAGTCGCCGGGTTGGACAGTTCACCCGATTTCACTCGTATCGTCGTCTGCGACGCGGACACCGGAGCCGTGCTCCGGCAGGGGTATGCGCCGCATCCGCTGGAAGGCGCCGAGAGTGTGGGCGGGCGGCCCTCCGACGTCGATCCGCAGGCCTGGCTGCTGTCGCTGGGCGAGGCCGCGGGCGGTGGGCTGCTCGAGGGCGTCCAGGCCATCGGCGTCTCCTCGCAGCAGAACGCCGTCGTGCCGCTGGACTCGCAGGGCAACACGGTGCGGCCGGCGATGGTCGGCGGGGACAAGCGGGCGCAGGTCGCGGCGGCCGACCTGATCGACGCGGTCGGCGGGCGTGAGGCGTGGGCGCAGGCGGTGGGATGCGTCCCGCAGGCCGCCCAGCCGGTGACCAAGCTGCGCTGGCTGGCGAAGAACGAGCCGGACGCGGCCGCCCGGACCACCGTGCTGCTCCAGGCCCACGACTGGCTCGTGTGGCAGCTCCTCGGGCGGCCCGTGCGCAGGACGACGGACCGCGGCGGGGCCTCCGGGACGGGGTACTGGTCCGCCGCCACCGGCGGATACCGGCCAGATCTCGTCGAGCTGGCCCTCGGCCACCAGGCCATGCTCCCCGAGGTGATCGGACCCTCCGACGCGGCGGGTACGACGCCGGAGGGGCTGCTGATCTCCGCCGGGACGGGCGAGACCATGGCCGCGGCCCTGGGGCTCGGTATCGGACACGGGGACGCGGTCGTGTCCCTCGGCGCCTCCGGCTCCGTGATGGCCGTGCACCACGAGGCGCTCGTCGACCAGAGCGGGATGATCACCTCGCTGGCCGACGCCACGGGCATGCACCTGCCGGTCGTCACCACCCTGAACGCCGTACGGACCCTGCGCGGTGCCGCCGAGCTGATCGGGGCGCCCGATCTGGAGGCGCTGTCGGACCTGGCGATGAAGTCGACCCCGGGGTCGCACGGGCTGGTCATGCTGCCCTACCTGGAGGGCGAGCGGACGCCGAACCTGCCGCACACGGCCGGGACACTGGCGGGCCTGCGCCGCGAGTCCATGAAGCCCGAGCACTTCGCGCGGGCCGCCTTCGAGGGCATGCTGTGCGGGCTCGCGGACGCGCTCGACGTGCTGCGCGGCCGGGGCGTGGACGTGCGGCGGATCTTCCTGCTCGGGGCGGCGGCCGAGCTGTCGGCCGTACAGGCGGCGGCGCCCGCGCTGTTCGGGGCGCAGGTCGTCGTACCGCAGCCGGCGGACTACGCGGCGATCGGGGCGGCCCGGCAGGCCGCGTGGGCGCTCGGGGCGTCGCAGGGCACCCTCGACCCGCGGACCCCGCCGGCCTGGCAGGGCGCGGCGGCGCAGGTCCTGGACCCGGGTGAGGAGCTGGCCGTCGGACAGGCCGTGCGGCAGCAGTACGTGTCGGTACGGGAGCAGACCCACCCGGGCGCGTTCCGCGCGTAG
- a CDS encoding glycoside hydrolase family 15 protein — MDRYPPIADHGLVGDLQTAALVSSEGVVNWFCSPRFDSPSIFASLLDHDRGGYFRLAPEHSDVSCKQLYYPDTGVLVTRFMSPEGVGEVIDWMPANTSRVPTDRHSLVRVIRVVRGTVRFVLECRPRFDYGRADHELDLRPQEAVFRGPDIAGHLQTSFPLVRDGQDVKGAVTLAVGDSAVAVFTTCAVDGEAPPPLTVEGVTEGLWHEVEFWQRWLRTSHYRGRWAEMVNRSAITIKLLTYHPTGAPVAAATMGLPEQVGGERNWDYRYTWVRDGSLSVRALLDLGFAEEASAFTKWLGERMRDRADLPGERLQIMYRVDGDPHLTEEILDHWEGYRGSYPVRAGNAAADQLQLDIYGEALYAMAEGMDVSEELGYHGWKGLARTLDWLSENWDRPDEGVWETRGGRNDFTFSRVMCWVAFDRGLRLATDLSRPGDIPRWRNARDSILEQVMDKGWSQSEQALVQHYGGDVLDASLLLIPRVGFLAAKSPGWLSTLDAMERKLVSDSLVYRYDPTASPDGLRGSEGTFSLCTYLYVDALARAGRVGPARYTFEKMHTYANHVGLFAEEIGPSGEQLGNFPQAFTHLSLIMAASTLDEAIDRQRQCR; from the coding sequence ATGGACCGTTATCCCCCCATCGCCGACCACGGTCTGGTGGGCGACCTGCAGACCGCCGCTCTGGTGTCCTCCGAGGGCGTGGTGAACTGGTTCTGCTCGCCGAGGTTCGACTCGCCGAGTATCTTCGCCTCGCTGCTCGATCACGACCGTGGCGGGTATTTCCGGCTGGCGCCGGAGCACTCGGACGTGTCGTGCAAACAGCTCTACTACCCGGACACCGGCGTACTCGTCACACGGTTCATGTCGCCGGAGGGCGTCGGCGAGGTCATCGACTGGATGCCCGCGAACACCAGCCGCGTCCCCACCGACCGCCACAGCCTGGTCCGGGTGATCCGCGTGGTGCGCGGGACCGTCCGGTTCGTCCTGGAGTGCAGGCCGAGGTTCGACTACGGCCGGGCCGACCACGAGCTCGATCTACGGCCCCAGGAGGCGGTGTTCCGAGGCCCTGATATCGCGGGTCACCTGCAGACGTCCTTTCCGCTGGTACGGGACGGGCAGGACGTGAAGGGTGCGGTCACGCTCGCAGTCGGCGACTCGGCCGTCGCCGTGTTCACCACGTGCGCCGTCGACGGCGAGGCACCGCCTCCGCTCACGGTCGAGGGTGTGACGGAGGGACTGTGGCATGAGGTGGAGTTCTGGCAGAGATGGCTGCGCACCTCCCACTACCGGGGGCGCTGGGCCGAGATGGTGAACCGTTCCGCCATCACGATCAAACTCCTGACCTACCACCCGACCGGTGCACCGGTCGCCGCCGCCACCATGGGTCTGCCGGAGCAGGTCGGCGGTGAGCGCAACTGGGACTACCGGTACACGTGGGTGCGGGACGGATCGCTCTCCGTACGTGCCCTGCTCGACCTCGGGTTCGCCGAGGAGGCGTCGGCGTTCACCAAGTGGCTGGGCGAGCGGATGCGCGACCGGGCGGACCTGCCCGGCGAGCGGCTTCAGATCATGTACCGGGTGGACGGGGACCCGCACCTGACCGAGGAGATCCTCGACCACTGGGAGGGGTACCGCGGCTCGTATCCGGTACGCGCCGGGAACGCCGCCGCCGACCAGTTGCAGCTCGACATCTACGGCGAGGCCCTCTACGCGATGGCCGAGGGCATGGACGTCAGCGAGGAGCTGGGCTATCACGGCTGGAAGGGACTCGCCCGGACGTTGGACTGGCTGTCCGAGAACTGGGACCGTCCGGACGAGGGAGTCTGGGAGACGCGCGGGGGCCGCAACGACTTCACGTTCAGCCGGGTGATGTGCTGGGTCGCCTTCGACCGGGGCCTACGGCTGGCGACGGACCTCAGCCGGCCCGGCGACATCCCGCGCTGGCGCAACGCCCGCGACAGCATCCTCGAACAGGTCATGGACAAGGGCTGGAGCCAGTCCGAGCAGGCCCTGGTGCAGCACTATGGCGGGGACGTTCTGGACGCCTCCCTCCTGCTGATTCCGCGTGTGGGGTTTCTCGCCGCGAAGAGCCCCGGCTGGCTCTCCACCCTGGACGCCATGGAGCGCAAGCTCGTCTCGGACAGCCTGGTGTACCGGTATGACCCGACAGCCTCCCCGGATGGCCTCCGCGGCTCGGAGGGCACCTTCAGCCTCTGCACCTACCTCTACGTCGATGCCCTGGCCAGGGCGGGGCGGGTCGGGCCGGCCCGCTACACCTTCGAGAAGATGCACACCTACGCCAACCACGTCGGCCTGTTCGCCGAGGAGATCGGCCCGAGTGGCGAGCAACTCGGCAACTTCCCGCAGGCGTTCACCCACTTGTCGCTCATCATGGCGGCGTCGACCCTGGACGAGGCCATCGACCGGCAGCGGCAGTGTCGCTGA
- a CDS encoding NADP-dependent oxidoreductase, producing the protein MRAFVVTKYKEPLQEADVPEPTVGEHDVLVRVEAAGLNQLDEKIRAGELKQILPYKLPLILGNDVAGTVISVGTAVRGFKPGDEVYGRPDQDRIGTFAERIAVAEGDLALKPASISMNEAGSLPLVALTAWQALVERGKVRPGQKVLIHAGAGGVGSIAIQLAAHLGAHVATTASASNADFVRALGAETVIDYRSQDFEQLLTGYDLVLDSLGGETLEKSLRVLKPGGKAIEIAGPPEPTFAREAGLNPLLRLGVAVLSRKIRKQAKKLGVTYEFMLMRASGDQLRQITTLIDQGVVRPVVGKVVGFDQTPQALQSLSQGGIRGKAVVGHS; encoded by the coding sequence ATGCGAGCGTTCGTCGTCACCAAGTACAAGGAGCCGCTGCAGGAGGCGGACGTCCCCGAGCCCACCGTGGGGGAGCACGACGTGCTCGTCCGGGTGGAGGCCGCCGGACTGAATCAGCTGGATGAGAAGATCCGCGCCGGTGAGTTGAAGCAGATCCTGCCCTACAAGCTGCCGCTGATCCTGGGCAACGACGTCGCGGGCACTGTCATCAGCGTCGGGACGGCGGTTCGCGGCTTCAAGCCCGGAGACGAGGTCTACGGTCGGCCCGACCAGGACCGCATCGGCACGTTCGCCGAACGCATCGCCGTCGCGGAGGGCGACCTGGCGCTCAAGCCCGCCTCGATCAGCATGAATGAGGCCGGCTCGCTGCCGCTGGTGGCGCTCACGGCGTGGCAGGCGCTGGTGGAGCGCGGAAAGGTGCGGCCCGGCCAGAAGGTTCTCATCCACGCCGGGGCCGGCGGGGTCGGTTCGATCGCGATCCAGCTCGCCGCGCACCTCGGTGCGCACGTCGCCACGACCGCCAGCGCTTCCAACGCGGACTTCGTGCGCGCGCTCGGCGCGGAGACTGTGATCGATTACCGCAGCCAGGACTTCGAGCAGCTCCTGACCGGCTACGACCTGGTGCTGGACAGCCTCGGTGGGGAGACTCTCGAGAAGTCCCTGCGGGTGCTCAAGCCCGGCGGCAAGGCCATCGAGATCGCTGGTCCCCCGGAGCCCACTTTCGCGCGCGAGGCCGGCCTCAACCCGCTGCTGCGCCTGGGGGTCGCCGTCCTGAGCCGCAAGATCCGCAAGCAGGCGAAGAAGCTCGGCGTGACGTATGAGTTCATGCTCATGCGCGCCAGCGGCGACCAGCTCCGCCAGATCACCACCCTCATCGACCAGGGCGTGGTGCGTCCGGTCGTGGGAAAGGTGGTCGGCTTCGACCAGACCCCGCAGGCGCTGCAGTCCCTGTCCCAGGGCGGCATCCGCGGCAAGGCCGTCGTCGGCCACAGCTGA